A part of Bacillus thuringiensis genomic DNA contains:
- the ssuD gene encoding FMNH2-dependent alkanesulfonate monooxygenase — translation MELLWFIPAYGDGRYLGTTKRGRAAEYGYYKQVAQAADYLGYTGVLLPTGQGCEDPWVLASALAAETEKLKFLVAVRPGLMSPTVAARMASTFDRISDGRLLINVVAGGDPVELQGDGLYLEHDERYEAADEFLKVWKSTLQGETISLEGKHIKVTDSKVVFPPVQTPYPPIYFGGSSAAGKEVAAEHSNVYLTWGEPPAQVKEKIDEVKKLAEGKGRKVRFGIRLHVIVRETEEEAWEEAERLIQYVDNETIELAQKTFARYDSVGQKRMTHLNKGTRESLEISPNLWAGIGLVRGGAGTALVGDPYTVAERIKEYEALGIDTFVLSGYPHLEEAYEVAELLFPLLKEEKEQEKKIVGEMIADAFALKK, via the coding sequence ATGGAATTGTTATGGTTTATTCCAGCTTATGGAGATGGTCGATATTTAGGGACGACAAAAAGAGGAAGGGCAGCTGAATATGGTTATTATAAGCAAGTTGCACAGGCAGCTGATTACTTAGGATATACAGGTGTGTTACTTCCAACTGGTCAAGGGTGTGAAGATCCATGGGTATTAGCATCTGCACTTGCAGCCGAAACAGAGAAATTAAAATTTTTAGTAGCAGTTAGACCAGGACTTATGTCACCGACAGTTGCAGCGAGGATGGCATCAACATTTGATAGAATTTCAGATGGGAGGTTACTTATTAATGTAGTAGCTGGAGGAGATCCTGTTGAATTGCAAGGCGATGGATTATATCTGGAACATGATGAAAGATATGAAGCAGCGGATGAATTTTTAAAAGTTTGGAAATCGACCTTACAAGGTGAAACGATCTCTTTAGAAGGAAAGCATATTAAAGTTACGGATAGTAAAGTTGTATTTCCTCCGGTTCAAACACCGTATCCACCAATTTATTTTGGCGGATCGTCTGCTGCAGGTAAAGAAGTGGCGGCTGAACATAGTAATGTATATTTAACGTGGGGAGAGCCGCCAGCGCAAGTGAAAGAAAAAATAGATGAAGTAAAAAAACTTGCGGAAGGGAAGGGGCGTAAGGTGCGATTCGGCATCAGGTTACATGTAATTGTAAGAGAGACAGAAGAAGAAGCATGGGAAGAGGCAGAACGTTTAATTCAATATGTAGATAACGAAACAATTGAGCTTGCTCAAAAGACATTTGCAAGATATGATTCAGTTGGTCAAAAACGAATGACTCATTTAAATAAAGGTACGAGGGAGTCGTTAGAGATAAGTCCTAACTTATGGGCTGGCATCGGGCTTGTAAGAGGTGGTGCAGGTACTGCGCTTGTTGGGGATCCGTATACAGTAGCAGAAAGAATAAAAGAATATGAAGCGTTAGGAATTGATACGTTTGTTTTATCAGGATATCCTCATTTAGAAGAAGCATATGAAGTGGCAGAACTGTTATTTCCTTTATTGAAAGAAGAAAAGGAGCAAGAAAAGAAAATTGTTGGCGAAATGATAGCTGATGCATTTGCACTAAAAAAATAA
- a CDS encoding ABC transporter permease has product MENTKAVMKRASITIGKNNVKKERKTNVKVLVRAITIPIIVLIIWQLAGVFDLVSKTVLPTPLHIILAFQELIKTGELFGHLSISVFRAAAGFFIGGSLGIILGTIVGFSTRSEQYLDPSVQMLRTVPHLAVAPLFVLWFGFGETSKVLLIADGAFFPLYVNAFLGIRGVDSKLFDVARVLEFSRRKLITKLILPSALPNLLLGARLSLGVAWVSLVVAELMGSTEGIGYMIMDARQFSNTDIVFVGIIIFAFVGKFSDSLVRLLEVKFLRWRDNFKGETGN; this is encoded by the coding sequence TTGGAGAATACGAAAGCGGTTATGAAAAGGGCGAGTATAACGATTGGCAAAAACAATGTAAAGAAAGAGCGAAAGACGAATGTAAAAGTGCTAGTAAGGGCGATTACTATACCGATTATCGTATTAATTATTTGGCAGTTAGCCGGCGTATTCGATTTAGTTTCTAAAACAGTTTTACCGACGCCATTACATATAATTCTAGCTTTTCAAGAACTTATAAAAACAGGAGAGTTATTCGGTCATTTAAGTATTAGTGTATTCAGGGCTGCGGCTGGTTTCTTTATCGGCGGAAGTTTAGGAATTATTTTAGGAACGATTGTTGGATTTTCAACGAGAAGTGAGCAATATTTAGATCCGTCAGTACAAATGTTACGAACTGTACCTCATTTAGCTGTGGCACCGCTTTTCGTATTATGGTTCGGCTTTGGCGAAACATCGAAAGTGTTATTAATTGCAGATGGTGCATTTTTTCCTTTATACGTTAACGCGTTTTTAGGAATACGAGGTGTAGATTCAAAGTTATTTGATGTTGCGAGAGTGTTAGAGTTTAGTAGAAGAAAATTAATTACGAAATTAATTTTACCATCAGCATTGCCGAACCTATTACTCGGTGCAAGATTGTCCTTAGGAGTTGCATGGGTGAGTTTAGTAGTAGCAGAACTTATGGGATCTACAGAAGGTATTGGCTATATGATTATGGATGCAAGGCAATTTTCAAATACAGATATTGTATTTGTCGGTATTATTATCTTTGCATTCGTTGGGAAGTTTTCTGATTCACTCGTACGTTTACTAGAAGTGAAATTCTTAAGATGGCGAGATAATTTTAAAGGAGAGACAGGGAATTAA
- a CDS encoding aliphatic sulfonate ABC transporter substrate-binding protein produces MYKKIKVLSFALAISLFLFGCEKSTASSKKEDITVQIGIQQGLSPLLLAQKKGWFEEEFKKEGVKVKWTEFQSGPPYFEAIASNRLDFGEVGNSPVISAQAAGIEFTEIANTSYATKGTGILIQKDSKITSVKELKGKKIAVAKGSSAFNLLYRALDKEGINAKDVNVIQLQPDEAQPAFESGTVDAWAIWDPFISLHTVNKEAKVIADGDTLNVSSPEFLITRTKFAKEHPELVEKFLKIYEKARIWQDENLDEAIKIYTSTKKIDAEIVKEVFNHDKPILVPVTKEIIAEQQKTADFQFKLGSIKKEIKTHKVVDNSFVEKALKAK; encoded by the coding sequence ATGTATAAGAAAATCAAAGTTCTTTCTTTTGCTTTAGCTATTTCTTTATTTTTATTCGGATGTGAAAAAAGCACAGCGAGTAGTAAGAAGGAAGATATAACAGTACAAATTGGTATACAGCAAGGATTAAGTCCACTATTACTCGCACAGAAAAAAGGATGGTTTGAAGAAGAGTTTAAAAAAGAAGGGGTTAAAGTGAAATGGACGGAGTTTCAAAGCGGGCCTCCCTATTTTGAGGCTATCGCATCGAATCGATTAGACTTTGGTGAAGTTGGGAACTCCCCAGTTATTTCCGCGCAAGCAGCAGGTATTGAATTTACCGAAATCGCTAATACAAGTTATGCAACAAAAGGAACAGGAATTCTTATACAAAAAGATAGCAAGATTACGAGTGTAAAAGAATTAAAAGGTAAAAAAATTGCAGTTGCAAAAGGAAGTAGCGCTTTTAATTTATTGTATCGAGCACTAGATAAGGAAGGTATCAATGCAAAAGATGTAAATGTTATTCAGTTACAACCAGATGAAGCACAGCCAGCATTTGAATCAGGAACAGTAGATGCATGGGCAATTTGGGATCCTTTCATATCGTTACATACGGTAAATAAAGAAGCGAAGGTGATTGCAGATGGTGACACATTGAATGTTTCTTCACCAGAGTTTTTAATAACAAGAACAAAGTTTGCGAAAGAACATCCAGAGTTAGTTGAGAAATTCCTCAAAATTTATGAAAAAGCACGCATATGGCAAGATGAAAATTTGGATGAAGCAATAAAAATATATACTTCAACCAAGAAGATAGATGCAGAGATTGTAAAAGAAGTGTTTAATCATGACAAACCCATTTTAGTTCCAGTAACGAAAGAAATAATAGCAGAACAACAAAAGACAGCAGATTTTCAATTTAAGCTCGGTTCTATAAAGAAAGAAATAAAGACACATAAAGTTGTAGATAATTCTTTCGTAGAAAAAGCATTAAAGGCGAAGTGA
- a CDS encoding ABC transporter ATP-binding protein: MTVSIDGVSKYFSKQTGTVQVLEDINFQLEKGDFVTVIGPSGCGKSTLLKTIAGLDSDFEGEVIIDGEHITKPSKKQGFIFQEHRLFPWLTVEENIAADLSLKDKYVKDKVKDWVEIVRLDGFEKSYPKEISGGMSQRVAIARALLRDPNVLLLDEPFGALDAFTRSHLQEVLLNIWEQKKTTMIFVTHDIDEAIYLSNRIIIMSAKPGKIHKVIENNLPYPRSKTSESFQEIRKKVLQQFEHGGLIQTSI, translated from the coding sequence ATGACTGTTTCAATTGATGGAGTATCAAAATATTTTTCGAAACAAACTGGTACTGTTCAAGTATTAGAAGATATTAATTTCCAATTAGAAAAAGGGGATTTTGTTACAGTAATTGGTCCGAGTGGTTGCGGAAAAAGCACACTATTAAAAACTATTGCAGGTTTAGACAGCGATTTTGAAGGTGAAGTCATTATTGATGGGGAGCACATAACAAAACCGAGTAAGAAGCAAGGGTTTATATTTCAAGAACACCGTCTGTTTCCATGGTTAACAGTCGAAGAGAATATTGCAGCTGATTTGTCATTAAAAGATAAGTATGTGAAGGATAAGGTGAAAGACTGGGTTGAAATCGTCCGGTTAGACGGTTTTGAAAAATCATATCCGAAAGAAATATCAGGCGGGATGTCACAACGTGTTGCGATTGCAAGAGCATTGCTAAGGGATCCGAATGTATTATTGCTTGATGAACCATTTGGCGCACTTGATGCGTTTACCCGAAGTCATTTGCAAGAAGTGCTGCTCAACATTTGGGAACAAAAAAAGACGACAATGATATTCGTTACACATGATATAGACGAAGCCATATATCTTTCGAATCGAATTATTATTATGAGTGCAAAGCCTGGAAAAATACATAAAGTGATTGAAAATAATTTACCTTATCCGCGTAGTAAAACTTCGGAGTCATTCCAAGAAATTCGAAAGAAAGTATTACAGCAGTTTGAACACGGGGGACTAATTCAAACAAGTATATAG
- a CDS encoding TetR/AcrR family transcriptional regulator has product MKRISKEPDIRRQELMDIGFELYMKNGMKGFGIKDVVNHAGVATGLFYYYFKSKENFVDEVLNDFIVKNMELIEEILISNERSVMQKMKASLNIFWTFIEKLAPYKNVSSFQTEQHFQLEQKLFTRMQPLIRQVIEEGVKTRIFNTDNSLLASGFILYGLSSIADSEVNLNLDTKQEMINLVLNTLRYDQSEGECI; this is encoded by the coding sequence ATGAAAAGAATATCAAAAGAACCAGATATAAGAAGGCAAGAATTAATGGATATTGGATTTGAGCTATATATGAAAAATGGTATGAAAGGATTTGGCATTAAAGATGTTGTGAATCATGCTGGTGTAGCAACGGGCTTATTTTATTATTACTTCAAGTCTAAAGAGAATTTTGTTGATGAAGTATTAAATGACTTTATTGTGAAAAATATGGAGTTAATCGAAGAAATACTTATTTCTAATGAACGGTCTGTCATGCAAAAGATGAAAGCTTCTCTAAATATATTTTGGACATTTATCGAAAAATTAGCACCTTATAAAAATGTAAGTTCGTTTCAGACGGAACAACATTTTCAACTGGAACAGAAATTATTTACGCGAATGCAGCCATTAATTCGACAAGTAATCGAAGAAGGGGTGAAAACTAGGATTTTTAATACTGATAACTCATTATTAGCATCAGGATTTATTTTATACGGTCTTAGCAGTATTGCTGATTCAGAGGTGAATTTGAATCTAGATACGAAGCAAGAAATGATTAATTTAGTATTAAATACACTACGATACGATCAAAGCGAAGGAGAATGTATATGA
- a CDS encoding DUF402 domain-containing protein yields MNKLLTLKSKIVERKIRYDSTIVDHTCLLLEKQLQSIVLFHEVQYSFTMTAHRASLTIPKGSYTIAYYWENRPYNLYIWRDKNGMYLGSYFNIVKNTQITDKLVSFEDLIIDILVLPSGEYFILDEDELPEPLEGFEGGYVNEALYVLKEIIRKSLPQMIEETEMVRPK; encoded by the coding sequence ATGAATAAATTACTAACACTTAAAAGTAAAATTGTAGAAAGAAAAATCCGGTATGACTCGACCATAGTAGATCACACTTGCTTATTACTTGAAAAGCAGCTGCAAAGTATCGTGTTATTTCATGAGGTTCAGTATTCATTTACAATGACTGCACATCGTGCGAGTTTAACAATCCCAAAAGGAAGTTACACCATTGCATACTACTGGGAAAATCGTCCGTACAATTTATACATTTGGAGAGATAAGAATGGAATGTATTTAGGTTCTTATTTTAATATTGTGAAAAATACGCAAATTACAGACAAACTAGTGTCATTTGAAGACTTAATTATTGATATTTTGGTACTTCCAAGCGGAGAATATTTTATTTTAGATGAAGATGAATTACCTGAGCCTTTAGAGGGTTTTGAGGGTGGTTATGTGAATGAAGCTCTTTATGTATTAAAGGAAATAATTCGAAAATCGCTTCCTCAAATGATTGAAGAAACAGAAATGGTGCGGCCAAAATAA
- a CDS encoding NUDIX hydrolase codes for MDNATNFHRAFGVYGICIENNHILVIDKIKGPYRNRYDLPGGSLEDRESILAGLHREIKEETGLNVTVVKQIGTIDFQFPSKFKEYTHVHHIAVFYGVERREGEFVVPEQFEEQDSLGARWIPIENITEDNSSPLVCSAVEWLKTNELPLEVKKYETWTVKNSF; via the coding sequence GTGGATAATGCTACTAATTTTCATCGTGCGTTTGGTGTGTATGGCATTTGTATCGAAAACAATCACATATTAGTAATTGATAAAATTAAAGGGCCATATAGAAATCGGTATGATCTGCCTGGTGGTAGTTTAGAAGATAGAGAATCAATATTAGCTGGACTTCATAGAGAGATTAAAGAGGAGACTGGGCTAAATGTAACGGTAGTAAAACAAATAGGTACAATTGATTTTCAATTTCCATCAAAATTTAAGGAGTACACACATGTACATCATATTGCAGTTTTCTACGGTGTTGAAAGGCGCGAAGGTGAATTCGTAGTACCGGAGCAATTTGAAGAACAAGATTCATTAGGAGCTAGATGGATTCCTATCGAAAACATTACAGAAGACAATTCATCTCCGCTTGTATGTAGTGCAGTAGAGTGGCTGAAAACAAATGAGCTTCCATTAGAAGTGAAAAAATATGAAACATGGACAGTAAAAAACTCCTTCTAA
- a CDS encoding tetratricopeptide repeat protein has protein sequence MEHLLKQAIKLRNEKKYAQSREILIGLTNFTRDAEVLYQCAWIHDVMGLETEAMPYYEQAIANGLEGESLCGAYIGLGSTYRCIGEYDKAITVLETGLQQFPDNDAIKVFLSLAKYNVNDHESAMKLLLETVLKVEEVKEFERAISFYKDHLDEVFK, from the coding sequence ATGGAACATTTATTAAAGCAAGCTATAAAACTTAGAAATGAAAAGAAATATGCACAGTCTAGAGAGATACTTATCGGATTAACAAATTTTACGAGGGATGCAGAAGTACTTTATCAATGTGCTTGGATACATGATGTAATGGGGCTTGAAACGGAAGCTATGCCTTATTATGAACAAGCAATTGCGAACGGACTTGAAGGGGAGTCACTTTGCGGTGCTTATATTGGTTTAGGCAGTACATATCGTTGTATAGGTGAGTATGATAAAGCAATTACAGTTTTAGAAACAGGTTTGCAGCAGTTTCCGGATAATGATGCGATAAAAGTATTTTTGTCATTAGCAAAATATAACGTAAACGATCATGAATCCGCAATGAAATTATTACTTGAAACAGTTTTGAAAGTAGAGGAAGTAAAAGAATTTGAACGTGCCATTTCATTTTATAAAGACCATTTAGACGAGGTTTTTAAATAG
- a CDS encoding phosphopantothenoylcysteine decarboxylase produces the protein MKGKKVLITSGGCLEKWDQVRGHTNMAKGTIGRIIAEELISKGAHVIYLHGYFAEKPKDINNQLELHPFEGIVDLQDKMKSIITYEKIDAVIMAAAGSDWIVDKICDQDGNTLDMNGKISSDIAPIIHFQKAPKVLKQIKEWDSETVLVGFKLESDINEEELFKRAKNRMAEAKANVMIANSPHSLYSRGAVHYVIGQDGKEKLCNGKDETAKEIVKRLEVLCNHITAL, from the coding sequence ATGAAGGGGAAAAAGGTATTAATTACGAGTGGTGGTTGTTTAGAAAAATGGGACCAAGTGCGTGGTCATACGAATATGGCAAAAGGAACTATTGGAAGAATAATTGCCGAAGAGCTTATAAGTAAAGGGGCACATGTTATATATTTACACGGTTATTTTGCCGAGAAACCAAAAGATATAAATAATCAATTAGAATTACACCCATTTGAAGGAATTGTTGATTTACAAGATAAAATGAAAAGTATTATTACATATGAAAAAATCGATGCGGTTATTATGGCAGCGGCTGGATCAGATTGGATTGTAGACAAAATTTGTGATCAAGATGGAAATACTCTTGATATGAATGGGAAAATTTCAAGTGATATAGCGCCAATTATTCATTTTCAAAAGGCTCCAAAAGTATTAAAACAAATAAAAGAGTGGGATTCAGAAACGGTACTCGTTGGCTTTAAACTTGAAAGCGATATAAATGAAGAAGAACTGTTTAAAAGAGCGAAAAATAGAATGGCAGAAGCAAAAGCAAACGTAATGATTGCAAATTCACCACATTCTTTATATTCGCGCGGAGCGGTACACTACGTAATTGGACAAGACGGTAAAGAGAAGTTATGTAATGGGAAAGATGAAACAGCGAAAGAAATTGTCAAAAGGTTAGAAGTACTATGTAATCACATTACTGCTTTATAA
- a CDS encoding aminoglycoside N(3)-acetyltransferase, translated as MNEIVASTQSPNTIETIIRDLKALGVQKGMTIIVHSSLSSIGWISGGAVAVVEALMKVITEEGTIIMPTQSSDLSDPKHWSRPPVPEEWWQIIRDNVPAFEPHITPTRAMGKVVECFRTYPNVVRSNHPLGSFAAWGKQAEEITMNQSLSMSLGEESPLRKIYDLDGYVLLIGVGYDSNTSVHLSEVRTGVCELINVGAPIIENGERVWKEFFDMDYDSDKFVEIGVEFEQKGTVTNGKIGNATCRLMKQRDIVDFGTEWFRKKNQ; from the coding sequence ATGAATGAAATAGTAGCAAGTACACAATCTCCGAATACCATTGAAACGATTATAAGAGATCTAAAAGCATTAGGAGTCCAAAAAGGAATGACAATAATCGTTCATTCTTCATTAAGTTCTATTGGCTGGATATCTGGCGGAGCAGTTGCTGTAGTAGAGGCGTTAATGAAAGTGATTACGGAAGAGGGTACAATTATTATGCCAACGCAATCTTCGGATTTATCTGATCCGAAACATTGGTCAAGACCACCTGTACCAGAAGAATGGTGGCAAATCATTCGGGATAACGTCCCGGCATTTGAGCCACATATAACACCAACAAGGGCAATGGGAAAAGTAGTTGAATGTTTTCGTACATATCCGAATGTAGTACGCAGCAACCATCCATTAGGAAGTTTTGCTGCATGGGGAAAGCAGGCAGAAGAAATAACGATGAATCAGTCACTATCAATGAGTTTAGGAGAGGAATCTCCATTAAGAAAAATATACGATTTAGACGGATACGTATTATTAATTGGTGTTGGATATGATTCCAATACGTCTGTACATTTATCTGAAGTACGTACTGGTGTATGTGAGTTAATAAACGTGGGGGCACCTATTATAGAAAATGGGGAAAGAGTATGGAAAGAGTTTTTTGATATGGATTACGATTCTGATAAGTTTGTAGAAATCGGTGTCGAGTTTGAACAAAAGGGAACTGTAACAAATGGAAAAATAGGAAATGCAACGTGCCGACTTATGAAACAACGAGATATCGTTGACTTTGGAACAGAATGGTTTCGTAAGAAAAATCAGTAA
- a CDS encoding methyl-accepting chemotaxis protein, with protein sequence MKSDYISKTTSLSTQVLNQGEVLAALERSLAMIEFDPYGKVIWANHNFAYAMGYEVDELLNSHHRQFCTAQFAQSPEYDIFWRNFRNGVSFQRKIQRITKQGNTIWLEATYTPVIDKNGEIQAVIKVATDITAREDGTAKVTHELQEMAENLKERAQEGIKRSHMVSAAIKQIVEQTNDNMKLLQELNEQTNIIRDMVKTINEIATQTNLLALNAGIQAAHAGTYGSGFNVVANEVRNLANKVKNVTKDVHFNVENITKQVQKISAGTLQSEKSVTESYSCIEQAVHEFNGIGEAAQRLDTQAKTIVEQLQGQK encoded by the coding sequence ATGAAGAGTGATTATATTTCCAAAACTACTTCACTTAGTACTCAAGTATTAAATCAAGGGGAGGTACTTGCTGCATTAGAACGTTCACTAGCTATGATTGAGTTTGATCCCTATGGAAAAGTAATCTGGGCAAATCATAATTTTGCATATGCAATGGGTTATGAAGTGGATGAACTATTAAACAGTCATCATCGCCAGTTTTGTACTGCACAGTTTGCTCAAAGTCCAGAATATGATATCTTTTGGAGAAATTTTCGGAATGGAGTCTCATTTCAAAGGAAAATACAGAGAATTACGAAACAAGGGAACACTATATGGCTAGAAGCGACGTATACCCCCGTTATAGATAAGAATGGAGAGATTCAAGCGGTTATTAAAGTCGCTACAGATATTACTGCACGTGAAGATGGCACGGCAAAGGTAACACATGAATTGCAAGAGATGGCGGAAAATCTAAAGGAACGTGCGCAAGAAGGGATTAAGCGTAGTCATATGGTTTCCGCGGCCATTAAACAAATAGTTGAACAAACGAATGACAATATGAAATTATTACAAGAGCTTAACGAACAAACTAATATTATACGCGACATGGTGAAAACGATTAATGAAATTGCCACACAAACTAATTTATTAGCCTTAAATGCTGGAATTCAGGCCGCTCATGCGGGTACTTATGGTAGTGGTTTTAATGTTGTTGCAAATGAAGTTCGTAATTTAGCAAATAAAGTTAAAAACGTAACTAAAGATGTACACTTTAATGTAGAGAATATAACCAAGCAGGTACAAAAGATTAGTGCAGGGACTCTACAATCAGAAAAGAGTGTTACTGAAAGTTACTCATGTATAGAACAAGCAGTTCATGAATTCAATGGTATTGGTGAAGCGGCCCAGAGACTTGATACACAGGCAAAAACTATAGTAGAGCAACTACAAGGACAAAAATAA
- a CDS encoding glutathionylspermidine synthase family protein: MYTEQEQKEYMKVWFSLAEEAGRNGFTWPSLLEKEEWNQYMATGMYRMPVNTYTAISKATEEIMYVLYRTYQYIVNTTEDFQKLGFPAETWEIVRMKHIGLFSYFTRFDFIVNGEDIKLIEVNCDTPTGYLEPSVANEVLCRYHDVNHPNHIEEHIVQAWEQIKHDYNISPEETIYFTSYDWHDEDHQTVRFLKSYCLDQSTNYIGIQDIVVADDGIYTPNGERIHYLYRLYPIEYLVLDADKNGKRIGLQFLDHIAQGRVKIINPPAAFLMQNKSVLALIWQLYEEEVFFEEEERGIIQKYFLPTYFTNKTFIEKNESYVSKPLYGREGGGVSIYENDELLAEDKTEYYFEQRKIYQQYIEMPDYTIDTWDGPYTGKLLIGSHCISGRAAGLFLRVGEKITGNLSMFTGVTIEG, from the coding sequence ATGTATACAGAACAAGAGCAGAAAGAGTATATGAAAGTATGGTTTTCACTTGCGGAAGAGGCTGGTAGGAATGGATTTACATGGCCGAGCCTTTTAGAGAAGGAAGAATGGAATCAATATATGGCAACGGGTATGTATCGTATGCCAGTAAACACATATACTGCTATTTCAAAAGCGACAGAGGAAATTATGTATGTATTATATAGAACGTATCAATATATTGTAAATACGACAGAAGATTTTCAAAAACTAGGATTTCCAGCTGAAACGTGGGAAATTGTGAGAATGAAACATATTGGTTTATTTTCATATTTTACAAGGTTTGATTTTATCGTAAATGGTGAAGATATAAAGTTAATAGAAGTAAATTGTGATACACCAACAGGTTATTTAGAGCCGTCTGTCGCAAACGAAGTTTTGTGCCGTTATCATGATGTGAACCATCCGAATCATATAGAAGAGCATATTGTGCAGGCATGGGAACAAATTAAACATGACTATAATATAAGTCCTGAAGAGACGATATATTTTACTAGTTATGATTGGCACGATGAAGATCATCAAACAGTTCGATTTTTAAAAAGCTATTGCTTAGATCAATCAACGAACTATATAGGTATACAAGATATCGTCGTGGCAGATGATGGTATATATACGCCAAATGGTGAACGAATCCATTATTTATATAGACTATATCCAATTGAATATTTAGTTTTAGATGCCGATAAAAATGGAAAAAGAATTGGACTCCAATTTTTAGATCATATAGCGCAAGGAAGAGTGAAAATCATAAATCCACCGGCTGCTTTTCTTATGCAAAATAAAAGTGTACTCGCATTAATTTGGCAACTTTATGAAGAGGAAGTTTTCTTTGAGGAAGAAGAGCGAGGAATCATTCAGAAATACTTCCTACCAACATATTTTACAAATAAAACATTTATAGAAAAAAATGAATCATATGTTTCTAAACCTTTATACGGCCGTGAAGGTGGAGGGGTATCTATATACGAAAATGATGAATTATTAGCTGAAGATAAAACAGAGTACTACTTTGAACAACGGAAAATATATCAGCAATATATAGAAATGCCTGACTATACAATTGACACGTGGGATGGTCCGTATACTGGTAAACTATTAATTGGCTCTCATTGTATAAGCGGAAGAGCCGCAGGGCTATTTTTACGTGTAGGTGAGAAAATAACGGGAAACTTATCGATGTTTACGGGGGTTACGATTGAAGGATAA
- a CDS encoding GNAT family N-acetyltransferase → MNLQRVKQIEKDPILNVLQYAVGPSEASLKKAVLYYQSNKGTLYKYEEEACIGIEIIGANKARICHIAVLPQYRYKGIALQMIKKVVRLHQLTYVEAETDKEAVEFYKKIGFQVKSLGESYPGVERFQCYLEE, encoded by the coding sequence ATGAATTTGCAACGCGTGAAACAAATTGAGAAAGATCCAATTTTAAATGTGTTACAGTATGCAGTCGGGCCAAGTGAAGCTAGCTTAAAGAAAGCAGTTTTATATTATCAAAGTAATAAAGGGACTTTGTACAAATATGAAGAAGAGGCTTGTATAGGTATTGAAATAATCGGAGCAAATAAAGCGAGAATTTGCCATATAGCAGTCCTTCCACAATATCGTTATAAAGGAATTGCGTTGCAAATGATAAAGAAAGTAGTAAGACTACATCAATTGACTTATGTAGAAGCAGAGACAGACAAAGAGGCAGTAGAATTTTATAAGAAAATTGGTTTTCAGGTTAAAAGTTTAGGAGAAAGCTATCCGGGAGTCGAAAGGTTTCAATGCTATCTGGAAGAATAG